A region of the Candidatus Palauibacter soopunensis genome:
TTGCGGCTCAGGCCGGCGCCCCAGGTACAGAGGAGAACGCAGAGGGGACGGACGACGGCGACGAGGACGATCACCGTCACGATCCCGCCCGCCCCCAGCGCGCGCACGTCGCCGAGGTCCACCGCCGCCGACAGGAGGACGAAGAGGAGTCCCACGAGCAGAAATGTGAGTTGCTCCTTGAACTCGACGAGTTCGCGCGCGTGCCGGGGCCCCATGTTGCCGACGACGAGGCCGGCGATGGCGACGGTCATGATGCCGCTCTCCGGCAGGATGGCGTGCGAACCCTGGTAGAGCGCGAGGACGCATGCGAGCGTGAAGATGTTCCGGAGATCGGAAGGAACCGCGCGCCGCATCCTCAGCAGTCCGCCGATGATGAACCCTCCCGCCACGCCGATGACGGAGCCGAGGCCCAGGCGCGTGATGAGGCCGAGGAAGCCGGCCCCCACGTCCCCCGCCGTAGACGCGAGCGCCAGTTCGAACGCGACGACCGCGAGGATCGCCCCGACCGGATCGATGAGCACGCCTTCCGCCTCGAGGATCGTCCGCAGGTTGTTTCGCAGGCGAATCCGCCGCGTGAGCGGGTTGATCACGGTCGGGCCCGTGACCGAGACGAGCGCCCCGAACAGCAGGGCGATGCGGAGGCTCCAGCCCAGCGCGAGCATCGCCGTGACGGTGGCCCCGGCGATCGTGACCAGCGCGCCGACCGTGATCAGTCGGCGGATCGTCAGCGCCTCGCGCCGCAGCCGGTCGAGGTTGAGTTGCAGCGCGCCCTCGAAAAGGATCACCGCGACCGCCAGACCGACGATGGGATTGAGGCCTTCGCCCAGCGTGCCGGGCCGCACGATGTTCGCGAACTCGGGCCCGAGGAGGATGCCGGCCGCGAGCAGGAAGAGGATACCGGGAATGCGCGCGTGCCGCGCCAGCGACTGCGCTACGACGCCCGCCGTGATGGCGAGGGCGAAGGTGAGCGCCGGATCCTGGAGGTTCACGCGGCGGCGGTGCGCTCGGTTGCGAGGAGGAAGTTCGTGAAGCCCTCGTCGTAGTCGGAGAGGCCGTTCTGCCCCGTGAGCTTCATGCGGGCGTTGTACGCATTCTTCATCATCGGACCCACGACGCCGCTGACCGGACCCTCCGCCGGGTGGCGCACGGCGAAGGCGTCCTTCAACTCCTCCCGGAGGCCGAGGTCGTCGAGGAGGCCGTTGTACGCGGCGGCGTCCCGCTCCGCCAGCACCCAGAGCTGGCGGTCCAGGCGCTCGCAGTGGGCCGACTGCTCGAGGACGGGCTCATCCGAGCCCACGAGGGCGAGATAGCCGAGGATCTGCGCCTCGACTTCCTTCATGTATCCCTTGCGGTGGCAGAACTCGTGCGCGATCACATGGGGTTCGAAGACGCCTGTGCTCCTGAAGATCGCGACGTCCCCCGTCAGGGGGTCCGCCGCCCCGAGCGCGAAGGGGAAGACGATCTGCGCGAGCATGAACTCCCGGACCTGCGCACTCGTCTCCAGACGCTGGCCGGTGAGTTCCGCGAGGTAATCGGTGAGGCACAGGTCGACCTGTTTCGCCAGTTCCTTCCGCGGCGTATTCATCGGCACGTAGTTCGCGTTCAGCCGCTCCACGAGACTTTCGACATCGCGTCGCCGTTCCTCCTCCGATGCCGGGGGCGGGGAGAGCGGGTCAAAGCTGAAGGCATCCTCGAAGTCCACGCGGCGGGCGTCCGCACGAACCGCCCAGTCGATGAGCGCGCTGCCCGCGTACACGCTGAGCGCCGCCGCCTGCACCGCCCGCCCGGCCGGGCTCAGCCCGAAGAGGATCCGGGCCGCCACCGGGGCGGCGAGGAGCAGATCGGAAGGCGCGACCGGGAGGTACGTCGCCAGGTTGGGGATGCGGAGTCTTTCCATAGGTCCTCGTACGGGGCTCGGTGGACGAAAGTTCGGGATCGACGGGCCGGGTGCAACCGTCCGCGCCCTGGCGGCGTCCCACTCCTGTCGAAGGACGGGAGGAGATCGAGACCCATGGCGGGAATGGGAGACGGAGGAGGGCACATGCGTCGAAGCGGGCCGGGATCGCTCGTTGTTCTGTTCGGGCTCGTCCTGTTCGGGACGCCACTCGCCGCGCAGGAAGTCAAGGTCGGGGGCCAGGTCACCTTCGGCGACGACGCGGACTTCGGCATCGGCCCGCGCGTGCAGATGTCGCTGCCCTGGATCGCTCCCGGGATCCGGGTTGCCGGTTCCTTCGACTACTTCTTCCCCGACTCGGGGCTCGGCGACCCCGGCGGCGACTACGACTACCGCGAACTCAACTTCAACGTCCTCGGGGACCTCTCGTTCCGCGATGTGACGAACCTCGTCCCCTATGTCGGCGGCGGGGTGAACGTGGCGTGGGAGTCGGTCCCGGCGGACGGGTTGGAGGGTCCCGAAGAGCGGCTCTTCGGGATGAACGTCGTTGCGGGTTTTCGGTTTCCGCTCGACGGGTTCACGCCCTTCGTCGAGGCGAGGTACGAACTCGAGGGGGGACAGCAACTCCTCGTGGCCGGCGGCATCCTTCTGCCCTAGCTGCGTCCTTCCACCCTGGAAGGTCTGTCAGAATCGTAAGCCGCCGCCGGCGCTGAAGGCCCACCTCGATCTTTCGCTGTCGCCGATCCCTCCGCCGAAGCGGTAACCGATATTGAGGTTCGTTACCTGCGCGAAGGAAGAGAGCGGGGACCCTCCGAATACGGTGACCCCGACGTTCCCGCCCAACCTCCGATCCTGGTCCGGATACCAGGCGCCTCCATAGTCGACGAACGCGCCTACGCCGAGCCCGAAAAGGTTGTAGAAGTTGTCCACCAGGTAGGAGCGATGTTCCAGCGTGGCGCGCAACGTGCGGGTGCCCACGAAAGCGTGGGGACCCCAGAGGCGCGGCAATACCTGGAAGCCGATGTCGTGCTCGGAGCCGGGACGGGGCGATTCCTGAATCCCCGCGGACGCTTGCAGGAACGTCGTATTCCGCTCCGTCTCCCGCACCGCCGCCGTTCCCGTGCCGAAGACGTAGCCGGAGTCGAGGCCCGCCGAGGTGAAAAGGCCGCCGCCGTCGAGCGCACCCTTGAGAATCGCCGGGCCCGCCCGCCTCCCGGACGACAGAAGAAGGCGCGTTCCGATGCCGGTCGATCGGTATCCCAGGCGTTCGTGCGCGAGCTTGACGGACACCCACACGCGGTCGCTGAGATCCTGGTCTTCCTCGGAGAATCCGTTGAAGCGTTCGACGCGCTCGAAACGGGCGCGCCGCCACTCGGCATATACGCCGATGAGTCCGTACACCGAGTCCGGCACGGTGGCGTCGAGGCTGTCCACGTTGATGCCGGGATGTTCGATCCGCAGGTGCTCTTCGTGCCGGACTTCAAGCGTTGCCCCGATGCGGAAGAACCCCCCTGGATTCGCGACCGGTGCGATCGCCCCCGTCAGGCGGTGGATCTGGGCTCGCCGCCGCCACTCGATCGTCTGGAGGTCGTCGGGGCTGTGCCGCACATACTGCGGGATCCGCCCGCGGAAGTCCCGCCCCTCGTAGTAGAACGCCGAGCGGTCCGAGAGCGCGCGGAAGGGGTTCGACAGGTACCACGCGACGACGTCGCGGTCCGACAGGTTGAGCCACGTCGCGTTGGCCGCGAGCCGGGTGGAGGCCAGTCGATTCGACGTCAGCCGGAGGTCCATCCCGTCGCGGTCGGTTTCGCGGACGTACCACACGCGCATGGCGTTTCCGCTGCCCGCGAGGTTGATCTCCGTGACCCCGAAGGTGCCGGTGAGCGTGCCGTCCGCCGCCAGCCGCCCCGTGAAGCGGGGCTGCAGGCTCCACGCGTCCCGCGTTCTCACGCTCAGCGCGAGTTTCCCGTCGACCCGCGTCGAATCCACCCGGACGCGGCGGAAGAGGCCGAGGCGGCGGAGGTTTCGTTCGCTCTCTGCAGCCAGGAGCGAGTCGTAGGGCGTCCCCGGCCCCAGGAGCAGTTCGCGGCGGATGACCCAGGGCTGCGTCGTCCCGTGCAATCCGTTGCCGAGCCGGTAGATGAAGTTTCTGGCGGCGGCGTCCTCCGGGAAGACGTCCTGCCGGCTGATGAGGATGGTGTCGATGGTGGCGCCCGCGCCGTCCGCCGTCCCGCGTGCGGATGAGGGTTCCTGAGCCCGCGCTGCGGATGTCTGAAGAAGCCCCAGCAGACACAGGAGCCGGACGACGTTCGCGCCCCGGAACGGAGCAGGGCGAGTCCCCCTTTCCGGGAGGGCCGCGGACGGAATCATGGGGCGGGAAGGTACGGTTGCACCGCGTTCACGGCCACCGGACATCGTCGCGTCTCGCGAGCCCCGGTTCGCCGCGGAAGCGGGCCGCGATCTCGCCCAGGGTGATTCCGAGGTCGGGATGCCGGAACTCCGGCGCCACATCCGCGAGGGGCACCGCCAGATGCGCCCTCGTCGGGATCTCCGGGTCGGGGAGGCGCAACTCCTCCTGGTCGACGACGAGACCCTGAACGGCGGCGATGTCGATGTCGATGGTCCGGGGAGCGTTGGGGTCCGCGGTCCGGACGCGTCCGAGGCGGCGCTCCAGTGGCCGGATGACGTCGAACTTCAGTTCTCCCGGGGAGAGGTGGGTCGTGATGCGCACGGCCGCGTTCAGGAAGCGGGGCATCCCGGGGTTCCCGACCGGGTCCGCTTCGTAGATCGGCGAGGCTCCCTCAATGCCCAGCAGTTCGTCGAGCGCCTCGAGGGCCGCCACGATATGCCGCTCCGGATCGATGTTCGAGCCCAGCGTGAGGAGAGTGGTCCGGGGGGAGCCGTTCACGCGTAGTCCGCCGCCGTCCGTTCGACTTCGATCCCCACCGAGCGCGCGTAGCGCAGCGCGCCGGGCTTCTCCACCCGGACCTTCGCCCGCGCCGCGCCGAAGTCGACGATCGCGAT
Encoded here:
- a CDS encoding cation:proton antiporter; this encodes MNLQDPALTFALAITAGVVAQSLARHARIPGILFLLAAGILLGPEFANIVRPGTLGEGLNPIVGLAVAVILFEGALQLNLDRLRREALTIRRLITVGALVTIAGATVTAMLALGWSLRIALLFGALVSVTGPTVINPLTRRIRLRNNLRTILEAEGVLIDPVGAILAVVAFELALASTAGDVGAGFLGLITRLGLGSVIGVAGGFIIGGLLRMRRAVPSDLRNIFTLACVLALYQGSHAILPESGIMTVAIAGLVVGNMGPRHARELVEFKEQLTFLLVGLLFVLLSAAVDLGDVRALGAGGIVTVIVLVAVVRPLCVLLCTWGAGLSRNEQAFLAWLAPRGIVAFAVSSLFAAELAHSGMEAEGNELRAMVFLVIAVTVVVLGGTGGLMARLLGVRKPSNYGFAVVGANPIGRALARTLRAARSGDAPIVLIDTNPTEAGVAEGDGFRVVLGNANDPRALLKAGVESRRALVALTPNEGVNLLIAKRVEESCPGVSRLVAIDPLTPGVEPEQVDESGASVLFGLGLDHERWAHEFRRDRVEIEPLVFEGLAGLRIPQIDVLADRRFPALALVHRRGKREQPVSSGTTLKPGDVVWFGWLRAQAELVEPRLARAGFRRPDVEGAEGGGETAEEDTPGTGGTPPVEGPDSGR
- a CDS encoding DUF3810 family protein; translated protein: MERLRIPNLATYLPVAPSDLLLAAPVAARILFGLSPAGRAVQAAALSVYAGSALIDWAVRADARRVDFEDAFSFDPLSPPPASEEERRRDVESLVERLNANYVPMNTPRKELAKQVDLCLTDYLAELTGQRLETSAQVREFMLAQIVFPFALGAADPLTGDVAIFRSTGVFEPHVIAHEFCHRKGYMKEVEAQILGYLALVGSDEPVLEQSAHCERLDRQLWVLAERDAAAYNGLLDDLGLREELKDAFAVRHPAEGPVSGVVGPMMKNAYNARMKLTGQNGLSDYDEGFTNFLLATERTAAA
- the folK gene encoding 2-amino-4-hydroxy-6-hydroxymethyldihydropteridine diphosphokinase, whose translation is MNGSPRTTLLTLGSNIDPERHIVAALEALDELLGIEGASPIYEADPVGNPGMPRFLNAAVRITTHLSPGELKFDVIRPLERRLGRVRTADPNAPRTIDIDIAAVQGLVVDQEELRLPDPEIPTRAHLAVPLADVAPEFRHPDLGITLGEIAARFRGEPGLARRDDVRWP